The sequence CAGCTCGTGATGTTGAGCGGTTCATAGGAGGCATTAAGCACCAGAACCTTACTCATTCCTCTGTGTGGCTAAAGAATATTAGCCCGATGGTAGCACAGAAGCTAAATTGAGGGTTTTGGCCCCTGGTACACTGCCCTGAAACCAGTGCCCTGTAGGCCTCGGCTAGCTCTGGCGCTATGATGAGTCGCTAGCCCCCAGGGGCTACAACCCGGTGTAAGGAGGACGAAAACCATGCTCAGTTGGGAACAAACTCCGAGTCTAGAGCCAATGCGCTGTTGCCGCGCCTGGGTCGAAATTAATCTGGCGGCCCTGCGCCACAACGTGCAGCAGTTCAAGGGCATTTTGCCCGCCTCCACCCAGCTCATGGCCGTGGTCAAAGCCGATGCCTACGGTCACGGAGCCGTGATCGTGGCCCAGGCTGCCCTTCATGCCGGAGCGACCTGGCTAGGGGTGGCCACTGTGCCTGAAGGCATTGAGCTGCGGGCGGCGGGCGTTCAAGCCCCCATTTTGGTGATGGGAGCGGTTAACAGCCCCGAAGAAATGCAGGCGATCGCCCACTGGCGACTCCAACCCACCCTGGTGAACCCTAAGCAGGCCCTGGTCTTTTCTGAAACCCTGGCCCAGTTAGATGCCCGCCCCGTCGGCGTACACCTCAAGCTGGACACCGGTATGGCTCGACTGGGGTTTCCCTGGGCTGAGGCGGTAGACTTTGTTCGCTTTGTACACCAGCTTCCCCACCTCAAAATCGACAGCCTTTACTCGCACCTGGCCACCGCTGACGAGCCAGACACGACGATCATGGCGCAGCAGCACCAGCGCTTCACCACCGCGATCGCCAATCTACGCCAGCAACACCTGCTCCCCCCCCGGCTGCACCTGGCTAATACTGCCGCCACCTTAGCCAACCCGGCCCTGCACTACGACCTAGTGCGAGTGGGCCTGGGTATCTACGGGCTCTACCCTGCCCCCCACCTGCGGCATCGGGTCAACCTCCAGCCCGCCATGCAAATCAAAGCTCGCATTACCCACCTCAAGCAGGTGCCAGCGGGCACCGGGGTCAGCTACGGCCACCAGTATCGCTGCGATCGCCCCCTGCGTTTAGCCGTAGTGGGCATTGGCTATGCCGACGGCGTACCGCGCGTGCTCTCCAACCAACTTCAGGTCATCGTGAAGGGCCAACTCGCTCCCCAAATCGGCACCATCACCATGGATCAGCTCATGCTCGATGTCACCCATATCCCCAACCTCCAGGAGGGAGATGTGGTGACTCTACTGGGCCACGATGGCCAACACACCATTAGCCCCGATGACTGGGCCGCCATGGCTCACACCATCAGCTGGGAAATTCTCTGTGGCTTTAAACATCGTCTACCCCGGATCGCCGTCGAGCAGCCCCTGCCTGCCCCGGCCACAGCCCATAGTTAGACTAAACCCTAGAGCGTCTCTAAGACCGTCAGCAATCGTTCTGGCGAGGCATTGGGATGCAGCAGCGAGCAGAGATGGCTGTAACGCAGACGGCCCTGGGCATCGATCACAAACTGAGCGGGTAGCGGTGCCCCAAGAGCCTGGCCCGTGTGGTAAGCGCGAAAGGTTGCCCCAGTCTCGTTGCTCAGCAGGGGTAGGGTCAGCTTTAGATCATCAACGACGGCCTGGCCTTGGCGTCGGACCGTGGCGGTAATCACCAAGACCTCGGCTCCAGCGTTGCGGAACTGAGGGTAGGCCTGGTTGATGGCCACCAGATCTAAGTAGCGCTGAGGGCTATAGGCTAGCTCAGCTAGGATGCGACCAAAAATCAGAACTACAGGCTGCTTGCCGCGCCAGTTAGCCAGACGCACCGTTCGCTGGTGGGTGACATCCCACAGGGCAAAGTCAGGGGGAATCTGCCCTAGGGGCAGGGCAAAGCGCGGTGGTCGAGGCACCCAATAGCGCCAGTAGGGAGCAGGGGGCAGCGGTGGGGAAGTCAAGGTCATCGGGGAGCAAAGCGAAGGCTGAGCAACGTCTATTTACAGAGGCCCCCAGGCAGCCTAAACCTGGGCAAAGAATTCCCGCGCTTTGACTGGGTCGGGGGTCATGGTTTTACTGCCGGGCTGCCAGTCTACCGGGCAAACCTCATCAGGGTTTTCTTGCACATGCTGAATAGCCTGCAGCACCCTCAAGGTCTCATCAACCTTGCGACCAAAGGCTAGGTTGTTGATCGTGGCGTGTTGCAACACCCCATCACGGTCAATGATAAACAACCCACGCAGGGCTACGCCGCTTTCAGGATCAAGCACATTGTAGGCAGCGCTGATGTCTTTTTTAATATCCGATACCAGGGGATAGTTCAGATCCCCCACCCCGCCCAGCTTACGCTCGGTTTGAATCCAGGCTAGGTGGGCAAACTCACTGTCTACCGAAATGCCAAGGATCTCAGCATTGAGAGCTTCGAACTCACTGTAGCGATCGCTAAAAGCGGCAATCTCAGTCGGGCAAACAAACGTGAAATCGAGGGGATAAAAAAATAGGACTACATACTTTCCCCGGTAGTCCGATAGCTTAACGATTTTGAAGTTTTGATCGACAACGGCGGTAGCGCTAAAGTCAGGGGCATTTTGGCCTACCCGTAAACAGCCTTCCCTCGTATCAGTCATGCCCTTACTCCCTCAAGGATTTGCCCCATGGCGCGCAATACCATCATAGTACCTAGGTTCGACCGGGGATGAGGATGCGATCGCTTCAACAGAATCAACATCACAGCCTAAGCCTGCGATGAGTCACCCACAATCCAAAGCGATTAAAAATGGCTCAGGCGTGATTTGAACACGCGACCAAGGGCTTATGAGTCCCCTGCTCTACCACTGAGCTACTGAGCCACAGGTAAATATTGGCAGACAAATCAGTGCTTGATCAATCAACCAACGGTTAATAAATTTATCACAGAACCGAGCACATACCAAGTCAGAAACAATAAATTAAAGCTTTCTCCAGCAGCGTTAACCCCAACCAGGCTAGACACCGCAAACGCGAGACGGCAAAACAAAGAAGGCGACCAAGTGGTCGCCTTCCTAAGCTAACTCATCACCTTGCTAACTCATGAACAGCGCCTAGCGCCCAGGCAGGAAGGCCATGGGGTTGACGGTGCCACTGCTGGGCAGGTGTACCTCAAAGTGTAGGTGGGGGCCGGTGCTGTAGCCCGTGCTGCCCATCTCAGCAATTTGCTGACCTTGGCGCACCTGTTCGCCCTGGCGCACCAGTAGACGGCTGTTGTGAGCGTAGCGGGTCATGCTGCCATCGGGGTGGCGAATATCCACTAGGTTACCGTAGCCGCCGGAGTTCCAGCCAGAACGCACCACGGTACCAGCGGCCGATGCCACGATGGGCGTACCCACCGGACCAGCAATATCAATACCTCGGTGCATGCGGCCCCAGCGCCATCCATAACCCGATGTAAACGTACCTTGAGTAGGCCAAATAAAGCCATTCGACAGAGTCGGCGCTTCGGGTAGGAACTCGTTCGCTCCCGGTAGCATCGGCATGTTGGGAGAGACGGTCTGCCCCACAGGCAAATTGGGTAACACCTGGTAGGCATCAGCTCCTAACGGAGCCGCAGCTAACAGCTGACTTGAAGGCGTTACTGTTTCTAGCTGTGCCGACGCCTCAGCCGCCCGTTCAGCTTCAGAATTCAGCGTCGCCACCTGCTGAGGCTCACTCTGGGCCAATTCAGCGACGGGTGCCGCATCAGTAACTGTCCACTGGGTGGTGGCAGTCTGAGCTCCTTCCCGTACCATAAGTGCAGTTTCGCTAGTAGGTTCAGAACCACCTAGACCAGTAGTTGCCAATTCAGGCGGCTCAGGGGTGTAGTACTCCAAAGACACTGGAGCAGCATCCACCGACTCACCAGCCTCACCATTCCGGCTGCGCTCGAGTTCAAGCCGCGCTTCTCGAATCCGGGCATTGAGTTGCTCGCGATCGACTAAGGCGCTGTTAGATTCACGAATGCGGGCCAGATGGTTTTGAATCACCTCTTCTCGAGTTGGGGAAGCCGTAGCCAAGCTGCTTGTGGGCAACGCGGTTGGCTCACTCACTTCAGAGACATCGACTGCTGCTGAAGCTACCGGCAAAGCTAGGCGATCGCCCACCGCTAGAGACTCAGGCCGGGTCACACCGCCATTGTGGCTGAGTAGGTCTTCTAGAGTTACGCCATTGCGAGAAGCGATGGACCAGAGGGTGTCACCAGGCTTGACCTGATAAGACGTGACCATCTCTGCTTCAAGGCTGGTGCTGGGAGTAACTGGCCGCAGGGGTAAGGCCGCTGCTACCAAATCTTTTTTACTGCTAGAGGTTTCAGTGGCTTCTACCGGAGAAATCTCTGCTGCGGGCGAGTCTACCGCAGGCACCGGGGTTGGAACCACTGCCGCCACAGGACGCTCTCTTTCGGTGTGTAGAGGCAAACTATTGGCGAGAACAACAGATGCTTCCGATGCCGGAGCGGTGGCAGCTACCTCATCCTGAGTCCGAGCAACCGCTTGAGTGTCAACTTTGGCGTTCTCGACCTCAGAAACTGACCAATCTACCGGGTCAGAGACCTTAGTCGTTGGCACAGCAGCCAGTTGAGTTACGGCAGGCTGAACCTCAGCCCCAGTCACCGCATTCGCCTCAATGTCCAAGCTCTCGGACGCCGCTTCGGCCAATTCAG is a genomic window of Nodosilinea sp. E11 containing:
- the alr gene encoding alanine racemase, translated to MLSWEQTPSLEPMRCCRAWVEINLAALRHNVQQFKGILPASTQLMAVVKADAYGHGAVIVAQAALHAGATWLGVATVPEGIELRAAGVQAPILVMGAVNSPEEMQAIAHWRLQPTLVNPKQALVFSETLAQLDARPVGVHLKLDTGMARLGFPWAEAVDFVRFVHQLPHLKIDSLYSHLATADEPDTTIMAQQHQRFTTAIANLRQQHLLPPRLHLANTAATLANPALHYDLVRVGLGIYGLYPAPHLRHRVNLQPAMQIKARITHLKQVPAGTGVSYGHQYRCDRPLRLAVVGIGYADGVPRVLSNQLQVIVKGQLAPQIGTITMDQLMLDVTHIPNLQEGDVVTLLGHDGQHTISPDDWAAMAHTISWEILCGFKHRLPRIAVEQPLPAPATAHS
- a CDS encoding peroxiredoxin family protein, translated to MTLTSPPLPPAPYWRYWVPRPPRFALPLGQIPPDFALWDVTHQRTVRLANWRGKQPVVLIFGRILAELAYSPQRYLDLVAINQAYPQFRNAGAEVLVITATVRRQGQAVVDDLKLTLPLLSNETGATFRAYHTGQALGAPLPAQFVIDAQGRLRYSHLCSLLHPNASPERLLTVLETL
- a CDS encoding peroxiredoxin — encoded protein: MTDTREGCLRVGQNAPDFSATAVVDQNFKIVKLSDYRGKYVVLFFYPLDFTFVCPTEIAAFSDRYSEFEALNAEILGISVDSEFAHLAWIQTERKLGGVGDLNYPLVSDIKKDISAAYNVLDPESGVALRGLFIIDRDGVLQHATINNLAFGRKVDETLRVLQAIQHVQENPDEVCPVDWQPGSKTMTPDPVKAREFFAQV
- a CDS encoding peptidoglycan DD-metalloendopeptidase family protein, producing MLTEPELALAADGSTLTVLPAASRKEADTLKTAPSPAVGSSAYHTVEPGESLWQIAAQHEADVQAIKAANGIASDEVLRAGQVIRVPAVGLANLVIESDSPRLALKGTATGGVGGDMVAAAGLLPNRGFRSVDDLKAIGELEAPLTAEELEALAEAELAEAELAEAELAEAASESLDIEANAVTGAEVQPAVTQLAAVPTTKVSDPVDWSVSEVENAKVDTQAVARTQDEVAATAPASEASVVLANSLPLHTERERPVAAVVPTPVPAVDSPAAEISPVEATETSSSKKDLVAAALPLRPVTPSTSLEAEMVTSYQVKPGDTLWSIASRNGVTLEDLLSHNGGVTRPESLAVGDRLALPVASAAVDVSEVSEPTALPTSSLATASPTREEVIQNHLARIRESNSALVDREQLNARIREARLELERSRNGEAGESVDAAPVSLEYYTPEPPELATTGLGGSEPTSETALMVREGAQTATTQWTVTDAAPVAELAQSEPQQVATLNSEAERAAEASAQLETVTPSSQLLAAAPLGADAYQVLPNLPVGQTVSPNMPMLPGANEFLPEAPTLSNGFIWPTQGTFTSGYGWRWGRMHRGIDIAGPVGTPIVASAAGTVVRSGWNSGGYGNLVDIRHPDGSMTRYAHNSRLLVRQGEQVRQGQQIAEMGSTGYSTGPHLHFEVHLPSSGTVNPMAFLPGR